The DNA region CGTGGGCCGCTGTCTTTTCCTCCTACTTCTTCGTTAGCATCCATTAGTACTTTATGCCCGGTAATATCCGCCTCGAAGGCCATGTCTCCGGCCCATGATGTATTAAAGGTTTCCTTCATTGTTTTTTCCTCCATGTTTTGATTTTGTATTATTTATACCCGCTTGCGGTATTCGTCAACCGCCAGAATTAATGCTGACAAGGGACCCGACCCTATGTCCGAAATACTGAAAAACAAACGCATAAAGAGCAGAAGATCTCTTTATGCGTTTGTTTCTAAAAGTTCTTAAATTGTTCATTTCTTATGCTTCTATCCAAACAAAAATACATTCTATCCGATATTCGGCTGAAGCCTACTTATTAAATTTATTTGCAAGCTTTGTCCACGCATCTAATGATTTTTCGATTTTTTCATATGAGATGCAATATGAAGCCCTGAAGTATCCCGGACACCCGAAAGCCGAACCCGGCACTATGAGTATATTTAATTGTTTTGCGGCTTCTACAAATTCGGAGTCATCATCAATGGGCGCTTTTGCGAAAAGATAAAACGCACCTTCCGGCTTTGCGCATTCAAATCCGAGTTTGAGTAGATGATTGTAGAGCAGGTCCCTGTTTCTTTTATAAACTTCCACATCAACAGATTCATTGAGGCATTTCAATATTACTCTCTGGAAAAGCGAGGGCGCATTCGTATATCCTATGTTCCTTGTAGCATTGCTAAGGCAAATTTCAACCTCTTCGGCTTGCTCCATTTCAGGCAAGAATGCCACATACCCAATTCTTTCTCCAGGGAGCGAAAGCGATTTGCTGTAGGAGTACACAATAAATGTGTTTGTATAGTAATTAAGCATATACGGCACTTCTACGCCGTCGTATACGATTTCCCTATAGGGGTCATCGGCAACGATATATATGGTGTGTCCATATTCCTTTGATTTTTCTTCAAACAGCTTCGCAATAGCTTTTATATCCTTTTCTTTGTAAACAACTCCTGTAGGATTGTTTGGATTGTTTATAATAATAGCCTTAGTTTTCGGCGTAATTGCCGCTGCAAGCGCGTCAATGTCAGGCACAAAGGTTCCAACTTGCGAAGGCACAACCACAAGTTTACCGCCGCAGTAGTCCGCATAGCTCCTGTATGGCCCAAAATATGGAGAGAAGGTTATGATTTCATCGCCCGGGTCGATAATTGTACTGAAAACTACGCTCAATCCCCCTCCTGCTCCTACTGACATAGCAATATTTTTAAATGTCAGATTCAACCCGTGTTTCTTGTTGATATTCTGAGCTATTGCCTCTCTTACATCGGGATATCCAGAGTTGCTCATATAGCCGTGAATAAAATTCGGATCCTCTTCGTCGAGGATTTCCTTTATAGCTGTTTTAACTCTTTCAGGGGGCTTCACATTCGGATTGCCTATGCTAAAATCAAATACATTCTCGGCGCCATAGATTTTGGCAAGCCTATTTCCCTCTTCAAACATTTGTCTTATGACAGAACTTCCCTTAATGGATTCTTTCATCTTTTGAGATATCATGTCAATCTCCTCTCGCACAGTTTTTGTCTATCTATCACAATCATATCATTTTACAGCTTAAAAAACGACTCCTATCATATGCAAAAAAAACGACGGTCTCCAAGGCTCTATTTTCCGAATCTCCCGGCAACCGCCGTTTCTAAAT from Peptostreptococcaceae bacterium includes:
- a CDS encoding pyridoxal phosphate-dependent aminotransferase, which encodes MISQKMKESIKGSSVIRQMFEEGNRLAKIYGAENVFDFSIGNPNVKPPERVKTAIKEILDEEDPNFIHGYMSNSGYPDVREAIAQNINKKHGLNLTFKNIAMSVGAGGGLSVVFSTIIDPGDEIITFSPYFGPYRSYADYCGGKLVVVPSQVGTFVPDIDALAAAITPKTKAIIINNPNNPTGVVYKEKDIKAIAKLFEEKSKEYGHTIYIVADDPYREIVYDGVEVPYMLNYYTNTFIVYSYSKSLSLPGERIGYVAFLPEMEQAEEVEICLSNATRNIGYTNAPSLFQRVILKCLNESVDVEVYKRNRDLLYNHLLKLGFECAKPEGAFYLFAKAPIDDDSEFVEAAKQLNILIVPGSAFGCPGYFRASYCISYEKIEKSLDAWTKLANKFNK